Genomic DNA from Rubinisphaera margarita:
CGACCGGCCAGCTGCTCCGCTTCAGTCGCGAACGCTACGAAGAAAAATGGCGAAAGCGGTTCGAGGAAGATCTGTTCGAACTGCTGGCCCGAATGGGGCATGAGCCGGGCGAGACCGTTGACCTGGTCGTTCAGGCTCCCGACGCCGAGGAAATGCAAACGCTCAAAGAGGTGCCGATGACTGAAGAGAACCGGAAAGCCATTCGGGCGGCTGTTCAGAGAAAAGAGCCGTGAATCCGCCACCCCTCACTGGCGAGTCATCGCCTGTCTGAGGTCGATTCTGCCCCTACGGATGCTCCAGGAAGAAAGAGGATCAGGAGAGATGAGCAAGGTTCAGTATTACACCGCGTCGAGCCTCGATGGATTCATTGCCACGAAGGAGCATTATCTTGACTGGCTGCTGCAGTTCGGGGAGGGAGCGGAGACCGATTACGAATCGTTCATTGCCGATGTCGGCGCGCTGGCGATGGGATCGCATACGTATGAATGGGTGGTGAAGCATCTGGAGGAATCGGGAACGGCCTGGCCGTACAGTCAACCGGCGTGGATCTTCTCCACGCGGGAGCTCGATCCTGTCGCTGGTGCGGACGTTCGATTTGTTCGCGGTGATGTCGAACCGATTTTTCGTGACATGCAGGCTGCTGCGAACGGAAAGAACATCTGGATCGTCGGTGGCGGTGAACTGGCGGGCAAATTCCACGATGCCGGTCTGCTCGATGAACTCTTCGTACAGATTACGCCGGTTACCCTCGGGGCCGGTTGTCCGGTTCTGCCCCGCAATATCACAACGCCTCCGCTGCGACTGCGCGGCTCGAAACAGTTCGGAAACGTCTTCGTGGAACTCCATTACGAAGTCCCACGAAGGACGCATTGACTTAAACCGCCGTGGCGACACCCACGCCGAGAAGAATCATCGCGAACAGAATCAAGGCGATGACGAGGAAGATCGCAAACAGCACTTTGGCGATTGTTGCCGCCCCGGCTGCGATGTTCGTGAAGCCGAGTGCTCCGGCGATGACGGAAACTACGAGGGCGATGATCGCCCAGAACAGTAAATCCATGATGTCGCTCCTTGTGTGAAACCTGTTGATGCCAGTGACCAGACGAGCAACTGGCATGCCAGATTTCAAAGAACGACTCTAACTCAGGATCTCCTGGACAATGTGTCCGTGCACATCGGTGAGGCGGAAATCGCGGCCGGCGTGGCGGAAGGTGAGCTTCTCGTGGTTCATGCCGAGCTGATGCAGAATCGTGGCATGCAGGTCGTGGACCTCCACCGGCTTCTCAACCGTGTACTTGCCGATCTCGTCGGTCACGCCGTGCACGTGTCCACCGCGGAAGCCGCCGCCGGCCAGCCAGATGCTGAAACAGTCCCGGTGATGCCCCCGGCCGTTCTTGCCTTCGCGGGTCGGTGTGCGACCAAATTCGGTCGCCCAGACAACAATCGTCTCGTCCAGCATGCCCCGCTGTTTCAGGTCGGCAATGAGAGCGGCCATCGGCTGATCGACGTTGTAAGCCAGGTCGGCGTGCTCCTTCATCTCGCCGTGTGAGTCCCAGTTCGGACGGGAACCGGTGTCGATCAGTTCAATAAACCGAACGCCCCGTTCCACGAGCCGGCGGGCGACGAGACACTGCCACGCGAAATCGGCTCCCGGTCCTTTGGTCTTCCGGTCGAGCCCGTACATCGTCTGCACATGAGCCGGCTCGCTCTTCAGGTCGAACGCTTCCGGAGCCGCCTGCTGCATCTGGAAGGCGGTTTCGAAGGAACGGATGCGAGCCGCCAGAGCGGTGTCGTGACTCCGCTCGCGGAAATGCCGCTGGTTGAGCTGATCGACGAGATTGAACTCCAGCTCCTGCAGCGATCCGGTCGAACCCGGCGGCTTCAGATTGGCGATCGGGTTATCGCCCGGCAGCACCCGCGTTCCCTGATGAACGGCCGGGAGGAAGTCGCTGGCGTAGACCTGCGTGCCGCCGTACGGAAGATGCGGAGCGATGACGATGAAGCTCGGCAGATTCTGATTGAAGGAGCCGAGCCCGTAACTGATCCACGATCCCATACTTGGCCGGGCGAATGTCGGCGAGCCGGTGTGCATGCCGAGCGTCGCTTCAGAATGATCGAAGTGCGACGCCTTCATCGAACGGATGACGCAGATGTCCTGCATCATCGTCCGCAGATGCGGAAACAGATTGCTGACCTCGGTGCCGCATTCGCGGTTGCGGTCCGCCCCGAAGATGTTGCCCATCAGCTTGTCGTTGCCCGAGCCGTCGCGCCCCTTCCCGGTCGGCTTCGGGTCGAACGTATCAATGTGCGAAACGCCGCCGGTGGCATAGATGAAGATGACCGACTTCGCCTTCGCCGGAACGTGCGAACTCCGCGCGGCCAGCGGATTGTCCGCCGCGAAAAGCTCGGACAGCACCCCCGGCATCAGCAGCGAACTGCTGAACAGAGAGCGAATCACATTCCGGCGACTGAGAGCGAAATCGTTCATGGTTCTTCGGTTAATTAAGGAAAAGCGGCGTAATCCCGGGGTCAGTCGATGTACAGAAACTCGTTCAACCGAAACAGGCTGCGGGTGACGCTGGCCCACGCCAGTTGTTCGGCTTCTTTCTCCTTATCGGTCGCCTTACGGACGGCTGCAAGGTGGTCCTCAAGCAGGCTCAACTCCTGTGGGGTCGGTGTCCGGCAGAGGATGGTTTCAAAGGCGGTGAGGAGTCGTTCGCGGTCCGTGCCCTTGCTGGCCGCGAGTTGCTTTCCGTATTCACTGGCCTGCTGGTGCAGGAACTCGTCGTTGACGAAGTAGAGTGCCTGCAGAGCCGTGACCGACTGATCGCGGTCGCTGGTGCAGACGTTGGGATCGGCTCCGTCGAAGGTCTGGAAGTACGGCTGCACCGTGAGCCGTTTAGTCATCAGATAGACGCTGCGGCGGTTGCTGTCGTAGGAATCCTTGAACGGGTGATGCTGCGTGTAGGTCCATTTCTTCATCTCGGGAAATGGATGCGGCTCCTCGGGCATGCCCGCTTCGAGTTTGCCCGAGATGAGCAGCAGCGTGTCGCGAATTGATTCCGCATCGAGCCGCTGCCGGTTGAACTTCCAGTAGAAGTGGTTGCCCGGATCGGACGCCAGATTCTGCGGGACATCGGAACTGGCGAGCTGATACGTTCGCGAGTTCATGATGAGTCGATGCAGATGTTTAATCGACCAGCCGGACCGGATGAACTCGGCGGCCAGCCAGTCGAGCAGTTCCGGATGCGTCGGTTCCTCGCCACGAAGCCCGAAGTCACTGGCCGACGGCACAAGACCGGTGCCGAAGTGCCGCTGCCAGATTCGGTTCACGATCACACGAGCGGTCAGCGGATTTTCCGGGGAGGTGATCCACTCAGCGAGTTGAAGTCGTCCACTGCTGCTGGCGGCGATGTCATTCGGCAGTTTGTGGCCGCCGAGGACATCGGGGAACTTTCGCGGCACCTCTGCTCCCGGGCGATCCGGTTCCCCTTTGATCTGCACACGGGCGTTGACCGGAATCGCATCCTGCACTGCGTAAGCGGTCGGCATGTCGGGAAGTGACTTGAGGTGTTTGGCGAGCGCCTCGCCGGCTCGACGGGCTTTGATCAGCATTCGGTCGAGTTCGCCCGACATCTTTCGCTGTTCGGCAACACTGGCGGTCGGGGCTTTCGCCGCGTTGTCCTGAGCTTTCTGCTCACACTCGGCGAGGATCTTTTCGAGCTCGGCTTTGAGTTTGTCGGTCTGTTCCTGATGAGGCTTCATGACCTCGGCGACTTTTTCATCGGACAGCAGCGGGACGAGGTCCATTTGCGTCTTAAAGAGTTCAATGCCGGGAAACGGATACCGTGTGCTGGCGAGGATGCCATAGATTCCGTAGTAGTCGCGGGTGCTGATCGGATCGAACTTGTGGTCGTGACAGCGGGCACAGGAGATTGTCAGGCCGAGCATCGTGCGGCCGATGTTGTCGATCGTGTCTTCGATGGTGAGATGCCACGGGTAGCGTTCGACCAGCGAGCCAAAGCGGCGGGACATCGCCAGATAGCCGGTCGCGATCGTCTGCCGGTTCCGTTGTTCGAGCGTATCAGCCGGCAGCAGGTCGCCGGCGATCTGTTCGGTCAGAAAGCGATTGTAAGGCAGTTCCTGATTGAAGGATTCGATGATGTAGTTGCGATACAGATACGCCTGGGGAATCGGAAAGTCGGAGTTGTCGCCGGCGGTGTCGGCATAGCGAACCCAGTCCATCCAGTGCCGCCCCCAGCGCTCGCCGTAAGTCGGCCGGCTGAGCAGGTCGTCCACCAGAGTGGCAAACGCCTTTTCCGTTCCCTCCTTCTCGGCAGCCGCGACGAAGCGTTTGACTTCGTCGGGAGATGGCGGCAGTCCGGTCAGATCATAACTGGCGCGACGAATCAGAACTTCGGGGCTCGCCAGCTCGGTCGGAGCCAGTCCGTTTTCGGCTCGGGCTTTCTGCAGAAAGCGGTCGATCTCGTGCTGGGACCAGTTCGGGTCGGCGACTTCCGGCGGCTGTGAATTCGCGAGCGGCTGGAACGACCAGTGGTCGGTTTCTACAACGGTCGAAGTCGAAGGTGACGAACTTTGCGGCCAGTTTGCTCCGGCGTCGATCCAGCGGGAGAGCAGGGCGATCTCGGCTTCGGAGAGCCGGTCCCCTTCGGGCGGCATCTGCTCCTCTTCGTGAGTCGAACGGACCCGGCGGATCAGCTCGCTTTCTGCCGATTTGCCGGGGATAATCGCCTTGCGGCCCGAGTCGGCTTCCGAGAAAACCGTGGTCCGGTCCTCGAAGCTGAGGCTGCCGTTCCGTTCCTCGCCGCCGTGGCATGCGGAACAGTGCTGTTCCAGAAGCGGCTGGATGTCGCGGGAAAAGTCAACCGTCTCCGCTGCGTGACTGAGAATCG
This window encodes:
- a CDS encoding PSD1 and planctomycete cytochrome C domain-containing protein; this encodes MRRVVHLIVVFCSAAAPILSHAAETVDFSRDIQPLLEQHCSACHGGEERNGSLSFEDRTTVFSEADSGRKAIIPGKSAESELIRRVRSTHEEEQMPPEGDRLSEAEIALLSRWIDAGANWPQSSSPSTSTVVETDHWSFQPLANSQPPEVADPNWSQHEIDRFLQKARAENGLAPTELASPEVLIRRASYDLTGLPPSPDEVKRFVAAAEKEGTEKAFATLVDDLLSRPTYGERWGRHWMDWVRYADTAGDNSDFPIPQAYLYRNYIIESFNQELPYNRFLTEQIAGDLLPADTLEQRNRQTIATGYLAMSRRFGSLVERYPWHLTIEDTIDNIGRTMLGLTISCARCHDHKFDPISTRDYYGIYGILASTRYPFPGIELFKTQMDLVPLLSDEKVAEVMKPHQEQTDKLKAELEKILAECEQKAQDNAAKAPTASVAEQRKMSGELDRMLIKARRAGEALAKHLKSLPDMPTAYAVQDAIPVNARVQIKGEPDRPGAEVPRKFPDVLGGHKLPNDIAASSSGRLQLAEWITSPENPLTARVIVNRIWQRHFGTGLVPSASDFGLRGEEPTHPELLDWLAAEFIRSGWSIKHLHRLIMNSRTYQLASSDVPQNLASDPGNHFYWKFNRQRLDAESIRDTLLLISGKLEAGMPEEPHPFPEMKKWTYTQHHPFKDSYDSNRRSVYLMTKRLTVQPYFQTFDGADPNVCTSDRDQSVTALQALYFVNDEFLHQQASEYGKQLAASKGTDRERLLTAFETILCRTPTPQELSLLEDHLAAVRKATDKEKEAEQLAWASVTRSLFRLNEFLYID
- a CDS encoding dihydrofolate reductase family protein; amino-acid sequence: MSKVQYYTASSLDGFIATKEHYLDWLLQFGEGAETDYESFIADVGALAMGSHTYEWVVKHLEESGTAWPYSQPAWIFSTRELDPVAGADVRFVRGDVEPIFRDMQAAANGKNIWIVGGGELAGKFHDAGLLDELFVQITPVTLGAGCPVLPRNITTPPLRLRGSKQFGNVFVELHYEVPRRTH
- a CDS encoding DUF1501 domain-containing protein → MNDFALSRRNVIRSLFSSSLLMPGVLSELFAADNPLAARSSHVPAKAKSVIFIYATGGVSHIDTFDPKPTGKGRDGSGNDKLMGNIFGADRNRECGTEVSNLFPHLRTMMQDICVIRSMKASHFDHSEATLGMHTGSPTFARPSMGSWISYGLGSFNQNLPSFIVIAPHLPYGGTQVYASDFLPAVHQGTRVLPGDNPIANLKPPGSTGSLQELEFNLVDQLNQRHFRERSHDTALAARIRSFETAFQMQQAAPEAFDLKSEPAHVQTMYGLDRKTKGPGADFAWQCLVARRLVERGVRFIELIDTGSRPNWDSHGEMKEHADLAYNVDQPMAALIADLKQRGMLDETIVVWATEFGRTPTREGKNGRGHHRDCFSIWLAGGGFRGGHVHGVTDEIGKYTVEKPVEVHDLHATILHQLGMNHEKLTFRHAGRDFRLTDVHGHIVQEILS
- a CDS encoding DUF1328 domain-containing protein; translated protein: MDLLFWAIIALVVSVIAGALGFTNIAAGAATIAKVLFAIFLVIALILFAMILLGVGVATAV